A single window of Larus michahellis chromosome 17, bLarMic1.1, whole genome shotgun sequence DNA harbors:
- the CHEK1 gene encoding serine/threonine-protein kinase Chk1: MAVPFVEDWDLVQTLGEGAYGEVQLAVNRRTEEAVAVKIVDMKRAADCPENIKKEICINKMLNHENVVKFYGHRREGATQFLFLEYCSGGELFDRIEPDIGMPEPEAQRFFQQLIAGVVYLHGIGITHRDLKPENLLLDERDNLKISDFGLATVFRHNGRERLLNKTCGTLPYVAPELLRRPHFRAEPVDVWACGVVLTAMLAGELPWDQPSDACQEYSDWKERKTYLPPWKKIDSAPLALLHKILTESPTARITIPDIKKDRWFSKPLKKGVKRARVSSGGVADSPGGFSKHVRSDMDFSPVKGALGEEKSGYSTSQPEPGTGGTLWDNGATTIDRLVQGISFSQPACPEHMLLNSQLLGTPGSSQSPWQRLVKRMTRFFTKLDADGSYRALKEVCEKMGYGWKKSCTNQVTISTTDRRNNKLIFKVNLVEMEGKILVDFRLSKGDGLEFKRHFLKIKGKLSDVVSTQKVWLPAT, from the exons aTGGCGGTGCCGTTCGTGGAGGACTGGGACCTGGTGCAGACGCTGGGCGAGGGCGCCTACGGGGA GGTGCAGCTGGCCGTCAACCGCCGCACCGAGGAAGCCGTGGCCGTGAAGATCGTGGACATGAAGCGCGCGGCCGACTGCCCGGAGAACATCAAGAAGGAGATCTGCATCAACAAGATGCTCAACCACGAGAACGTCGTCAAGTTCTACGGCCACCGGCGCGAGGGGGCCACGCAGTTCCTCTTCCTGGAGTACTGCAGCGGCGGCGAGCTCTTCGACCGCATCG AACCGGATATCGGGATGCCGGAGCCGGAGGCGCAGCGTTTCTTCCAGCAGTTGATCGCCGGCGTG GTCTATCTGCACGGCATCGGCATCACCCACCGCGACCTGAAGCCGGAGAACCTGCTGCTGGATGAGCgag ACAACCTGAAAATCTCCGATTTCGGCTTGGCCACCGTCTTCAGGCACAACGGCCGGGAGCGGCTGCTCAACAAGACGTGCGGCACCCTGCCCTACGTGGCCCCCGAGCTGCTGCGGCGCCCCCACTTCAGGGCCGAGCCCGTCGACGTCTGGGCCTGCGGCGTGGTGCTCACCGCCATGCTGGCCGGAG agctgccctgggaccaGCCCAGCGACGCCTGCCAGGAATACAGCGACTGGAAAGAGCGGAAAACCTACCTCCCGCCTTGGAAGAAGATCGATTCGGCGCCCTTAG ctttgctGCACAAGATCCTGACGGAGAGCCCGACGGCCAGGATCACCATTCCCGACATCAAGAAGGACCGTTGGTTCAGCAAACCCCTCAAAAAGG GCGTCAAGCGGGCTCGCGTGTCCTCAGGGGGGGTCGCCGACTCCCCCGGCGGCTTCTCCAAGCACGTCCGCTCCGACATGGATTTCTCGCCCGTGAAGGGCGCGCTCGG CGAGGAGAAGTCGGGCTATTCCACGTCGCAGCCGGAACCCGGCACGGGGGGGACGCTGTGGGACAACGGGGCCACCACCATCGACCGCCTGGTGCAGGGCATCAGCTTCTCGCAGCCCGCCTGCCCCGAGCACATGCTGCTCAACAGCCAGCTCCTCGGcacccccggcagctcccag AGCCCGTGGCAGCGGCTGGTGAAGCGGATGACGCGCTTCTTCACCAAACTGGACGCCGACGGCTCGTACCGCGCCCTGAAGGAGGTGTGTGAGAAGATGGGGTACGGCTGGAAGAAGAGCTGCACCAACCAG GTCACCATCTCGACCACGGACAGGAGGAACAACAAGCTCATCTTCAAGGTGAACCTGGTGGAGATGGAGGGCAAGATTTTGGTGGATTTTCGCCTCTCCAAG GGCGACGGCCTGGAGTTCAAGAGGCATTTCCTGAAAATCAAGGGCAAGCTCAGCGACGTCGTCAGCACCCAGAAAGTCTGGCTGCCCGCCACCTga
- the STT3A gene encoding dolichyl-diphosphooligosaccharide--protein glycosyltransferase subunit STT3A, whose product MTKLGFLRLSYEKQDTLLKLLILSMAAVLSFSTRLFSVLRFESVIHEFDPYFNYRTTRFLAEEGFYKFHNWFDDRAWYPLGRIIGGTIYPGLMITSAAIYHVLHFFHITIDIRNVCVFLAPLFSSFTTIVTYHLTKELKDAGAGLLAAAMIAVVPGYISRSVAGSYDNEGIAIFCMLLTYYMWIKAVKTGSIYWAAMCALAYFYMVSSWGGYVFLINLIPLHVLVLMLTGRFSHRIYVAYCTVYCLGTILSMQISFVGFQPVLSSEHMAALGVFGLCQIHAFVDYLRSKLNPQQFEILFRSVISLVGFVLLTIGAVLMLTGKISPWTGRFYSLLDPSYAKNNIPIIASVSEHQPTTWSSYYFDLQLLVFMFPVGLYYCFSNLSDARIFIIMYGVTSMYFSAVMVRLMLVLAPVMCILSGIGVSQVLSTYMKNLDISRPDKKSKKQQDSTYPIKNEVASGMILVMAFFLITYTFHSTWVTSEAYSSPSIVLSARGGDGSRIIFDDFREAYYWLRHNTPEDAKVMSWWDYGYQITAMANRTILVDNNTWNNTHISRVGQAMASTEEKAYEIMRELDVSYVLVIFGGLTGYSSDDINKFLWMVRIGGSTDTGRHIKEHDYYTPTGEFRVDREGSPVLLNCLMYKMCYYRFGQVYTEAKRPPGYDRVRNAEIGNKDFELDVLEEAYTTEHWLVRIYKVKDLDNRGLSRT is encoded by the exons ATGACCAAGTTGGGGTTTCTCCGGCTCTCCTACGAGAAGCAAGACACTCTGCTCAAGCTCCTCATCTTGTCGATGGCAGCTGTGCTCT ctTTCTCCACGAGGCTTTTTTCCGTCCTGAGATTTGAAAGCGTCATCCATGAATTCGACCC GTATTTTAACTACCGCACAACCCGCTTTCTGGCGGAGGAGGGCTTCTATAAATTCCACAACTGGTTTGACGACCGAGCGTGGTACCCCTTGGGCAGGATTATCGGTGGCACCATTTATCCAG GCCTGATGATCACGTCGGCAGCAATTTACCACGTGCTGCACTTCTTCCACATCACCATCGACATCCGAAACGTCTGCGTGTTCCTGGCTCCCCTCTTCTCCTCTTTCACCACCATAGTGACTTACCACCTCACCAAAGAGCTCAAG gatgCAGGGGCAGGGCTCCTTGCTGCCGCCATGATCGCAGTTGTGCCCGGGTACATCTCTCGATCTGTTGCCGGCTCCTACGATAACGAAG GTATCGCCATATTCTGCATGCTCTTAACTTACTACATGTGGATCAAAGCCGTCAAAACCGGCTCCATCTATTGGGCGGCGATGTGTGCTCTTGCCTATTTCTACATG GTCTCCTCGTGGGGCGGCTACGTCTTTCTGATTAACCTCATCCCCTTGCACGTTCTCGTGCTGATGCTGACCGGCCGCTTCTCCCACAGGATCTACGTAGCCTATTGCACTGTCTACTGCTTGGGAACCATCCTCTCCATGCAGATCTCCTTTGTTGGCTTCCAG CCCGTCCTCTCCTCGGAGCACATGGCTGCCCTTGGAGTCTTCGGCTTGTGTCAGATCCACGCCTTCGTAGACTACCTCCGGAGCAAGCTGAACCCGCAGCAGTTCGAAATCCTCTTCAGGAGCGTCATTTCCCTGGTCGGCTTCGTCCTCCTCACCATCGGGGCCGTGCTGATGCTGACAG GGAAAATCTCCCCGTGGACGGGGCGTTTCTACTCCCTGCTGGATCCCTCCTACGCAAAGAACAACATCCCCATCATCGCCTCCGTCTCCGAGCACCAGCCCACCACGTGGTCCTCCTATTACTTTGACCTGCAGCTTCTGGTTTTCATGTTCCCAG TGGGTCTGTACTACTGCTTCAGTAACCTCTCGGACGCCCGCATTTTCATCATCATGTACGGCGTGACCAGCATGTACTTCTCGGCTGTGATG GTGCGTCTTATGCTGGTGCTGGCCCCGGTGATGTGCATCCTGTCCGGCATCGGGGTTTCTCAGGTGCTGTCCACCTACATGAAGAACCTGGACATCAGCCGGCCGGAcaagaagagcaaaaagcagcaaGACTCCACCTACCCCATCAAAAACGAA GTTGCCAGTGGCATGATCCTGGTCATGGCTTTCTTCCTGATCACATACACCTTCCACTCCACCTGGGTGACCAGCGAGGCGTACTCGTCCCCCTCCATCGTCCTGTCCGCCCGGGGTGGGGACGGCAGCAGGATCATCTTCGATGACTTCAGAGAAGCTTATTACTGGCTGCGTCACAACACGCCGGAG GACGCCAAGGTGATGTCCTGGTGGGATTATGGGTACCAGATAACCGCCATGGCCAACCGGAccatcctggtggacaacaacaCCTGGAACAACACGCATATCTCCCGCGTCGGTCAG GCGATGGCGTCGACAGAGGAGAAAGCCTACGAGATCATGAGGGAGCTGGACGTCAGCTACGTGCTGGTCATCTTTGGAGGCCTCACCGGGTACTCCTCTGACG ACATCAACAAGTTCCTGTGGATGGTGCGGATCGGGGGCAGCACGGACACGGGCCGCCACATCAAGGAGCACGACTACTACACCCCCACGGGGGAGTTCCGGGTGGACCGCGAGGGCTCCCCGGTGCTCCTCAACTGCCTCATGTACAAGATGTGCTACTACCGCTTTGGCCAGGTCTACACCGAGGCCA AGCGACCGCCGGGCTACGACCGGGTGAGGAACGCCGAGATCGGCAACAAGGACTTTGAGCTGGACGTGCTGGAGGAGGCGTACACCACAGAGCACTGGCTGGTCCGAATATACAAG GTGAAGGATTTGGATAACCGTGGCTTGTCGAGGACGTag